In Topomyia yanbarensis strain Yona2022 chromosome 2, ASM3024719v1, whole genome shotgun sequence, one DNA window encodes the following:
- the LOC131684457 gene encoding serine incorporator 1 isoform X2, producing MGAVLGLVSAANLACCCTGTACSLCCSLCPSSLKSNSTATRFMYALMLLLGAVVAAIMLAPGLQDFLQKVPFCTNSTSTAGHLIPGGDTIDCSHAVGYLAVYRICFALCCFFALWAVMMLGVRSSKDPRAALQNGFWGIKFMLVTGIAIGAFFIPESGFGPAWMWVGLIGGFAFILVQLVYIVDFAHQWAEAWVSNYEEEESRGWFAALCCVTGLQFALSLTGISLLYVYYTQADDCSLNKFFITFNMIICLGVSILSIWPKVQEYAPKSGLLQSSMVTLYTIYLTWSAVANNPDAECNPGFMGIIGDKQNKVQFDKTSIIGLVIWMLCILYSTLRSANNVSRLADPEKQATLSDDVGSSSGGTHGASNEVRDNEEEAVAYSWSLFHVVFITATLYVMMTLTNWYQPNSSLETLNANAASMWVKIISSWFCVGLYAWTLVAPMVLTDREFN from the exons ATGGGTGCCGTTTTGGGCCTGGTTTCAGCGGCCAAT CTCGCTTGCTGCTGCACCGGAACAGCTTGTTCCCTCTGCTGTTCACTATGTCCGTCGTCGCTCAAGTCCAACTCAACGGCTACCAGGTTCATGTATGCCTTAATGCTGTTGTTGGGAGCTGTCGTGGCGGCTATAATGCTCGCTCCCGGATTGCAAGACTTCCTGCAAAAAGTTCCGTTTTGTACCAACTCTACGTCCACCGCCGGACACCTCATACCAGGAGGCGACACCATTGATTGCAGTCACGCAGTAGGATATCTGGCCGTTTACCGTATTTGCTTCGCGCTGTGTTGTTTCTTCGCACTTTGGGCAGTAATGATGTTGGGAGTTCGCTCATCCAAAGATCCACGAGCAGCTCTGCAGAATGGATTCTGGGGTATTAAGTTTATGCTGGTGACTGGAATTGCCATCGGAGCGTTTTTCATTCCGGAAAGTGGATTTGGTCCGGCCTGGATGTGGGTTGGTCTCATCGGTGGATTTGCTTTCATTCTAGTCCAACTGGTTTATATTGTTGATTTCGCTCACCAATGGGCTGAGGCTTGGGTCAGCAACTACGAAGAGGAGGAATCCCGAGGATGGTTCGCGGCTCTGTGTTGTGTCACTGGACTTCAATTTGCCCTATCTTTAACTGGCATCTCTTTGCTCTATGTCTACTACACGCAAGCTGATGATTGTTCGCTGAATAAGTTCTTCATCACATTCAACATGATCATCTGCTTGGGAGTCAGCATCCTGTCGATTTGGCCGAAAGTGCAGGAATACGCACCAAAGTCCGGACTGCTGCAGAGCTCGATGGTGACGCTGTACACAATTTATCTGACCTGGTCTGCAGTTGCTAATAATCCGGATGCAGAGTGTAATccaggtttcatgggtatcatCGGAGATAAGCAGAACAAGGTACAATTCGACAAGACGAGCATCATTGGTTTAGTCATCTGGATGTTGTGCATTTTGTACTCGACACTGCGCTCAGCTAACAACGTATCCAGACTGGCTGATCCGGAGAAGCAAG CAACTTTAAGTGACGACGTTGGATCCAGCAGCGGAGGTACCCACGGTGCATCGAATGAAGTTCGTGATAACGAAGAAGAAGCGGTCGCCTATTCGTGGTCCCTGTTCCATGTGGTATTTATTACGGCTACGCTATATGTAATGATGACGCTCACCAATTGGTATCA GCCAAACTCATCTCTGGAGACTCTGAATGCCAATGCCGCCTCTATGTGGGTGAAAATTATTTCCAGCTGGTTCTGCGTGGGATTGTACGCTTGGACTCTTGTAGCTCCCATGGTTCTAACTGATCGCGAATTCAACTAA
- the LOC131684456 gene encoding probable glutamate--tRNA ligase, mitochondrial, which translates to MNIFRKTAKILYINQPYYVPAILPSLTRRLCSNIPESNDKVRVRFAPSPTGFMHLGGLRTALFNYLFAKSHGGKFILRIEDTDQERLVEGAMERIYQDLKWAGIIPDESPWNEGPHGPYVQSLRYDIYKQEVKKLMEDGRAYYCFCSERRLDLLRKEAVRLRQIPKYDNKCRDLTPAQIAERLAKNDKFCIRFKLDSKADEFQDMIYGKIVYFLAQNEGDPVIIKSDGFPTYHFANVVDDHYMRITHVLRGVEWQISTPKHIQIFHAFGWRPPQYAHLPLVMNPNGSKLSKRQGDVQLDYYRKRGIFPQALLNFITQSGGGFDRELIDVAGAQMSDLIKHFDIGKINAHSSRLNADLLTQCNREEIMYQLKNSPGQAEALVQEVIRLVRTEFKDNGSLDLDEKHVRDVLEWSVTRIDALQDLVKGKLSFIWVLPQRSKDASVDNDTLKVLAKNLGSEEDIEFTKAEISVFLKAFAERNRIAFELLMKSLRNCLSGLKEGPGVAEMMEILGRDKTVERILLATKRK; encoded by the exons ATGAATATTTTTCGGAAAACAGCTAAAATATTGTATATTAATCAACCGTACTATGTACCAGCAATTCTGCCCAGCCTGACCCGACGGTTATGTAGTAATATTCCGGAATCAAACGATAAAGTGCGAGTTCGTTTTGCACCCAGCCCAACCG GTTTTATGCACCTTGGGGGACTAAGGACTGCCCTGTTCAACTATTTGTTTGCTAAATCTCACGGAGGGAAATTTATTTTACGGATAGAAGACACCGATCAGGAAAGATTAGTGGAAGGTGCAATGGAACGTATCTATCAGGACTTGAAATGGGCGGGTATCATACCAGACGAGAGTCCGTGGAACGAAGGACCGCACGGACCGTATGTTCAGAGTTTGCGCTACGACATTTACAAACAAGAAGTCAAAAAGCTGATGGAGGATGGGCGAGCATATTATTGCTTCTGTTCTGAACGACGGTTGGACCTTTTGAGGAAGGAAGCCGTTCGGCTTCGTCAGATACCAAAGTACGACAATAAATGTAGAGACTTGACGCCGGCTCAAATTGCCGAACGACTGGCTAAGAATGATAAATTTTGTATTCGTTTCAAACTGGATTCAAAGGCAGATGAATTTCAGGATATGATCTACGGAAAGATTGTCTACTTCTTGGCACAAAACGAGGGCGATCCGGTTATAATCAAATCGGACGGTTTTCCGACGTATCATTTTGCCAACGTAGTGGATGATCACTACATGAGAATAACGCACGTGTTACGCGGGGTAGAATGGCAGATATCGACTCCGAAGCACATACAAATATTTCATGCATTTGGCTGGAGACCGCCACAGTATGCGCACCTGCCACTAGTGATGAATCCGAACGGGTCCAAGTTGAGCAAACGACAAGGCGATGTTCAGTTGGATTACTACCGCAAAAGGGGAATATTTCCGCAGGCACTGCTGAATTTTATCACTCAAAGTGGTGGCGGTTTTGACCGAGAACTGATAGATGTTGCTGGAGCGCAGATGAGCGATCTTATAAAGCATTTCGATATCGGCAAAATAAATGCTCATTCTAGTCGGTTGAACGCGGATCTGTTGACACAATGCAATCGGGAAGAGATCATGTATCAGTTGAAGAATTCGCCCGGCCAGGCGGAAGCGCTGGTGCAGGAAGTTATTCGTTTGGTGCGAACTGAATTCAAAGATAATGGAAGTTTAGATCTAGACGAGAAGCatgttcgagatgtgctggaaTGGTCCGTCACGAGAATCGATGCCTTGCAGGACTTGGTGAAGGGAAAGTTGTCCTTTATTTGGGTATTGCCGCAAAGGTCAAAAGATGCATCGGTCGATAATG ATACACTTAAGGTTTTAGCGAAAAATCTTGGTTCCGAAGAAGACATCGAATTTACCAAAGCTGAAATTAGTGTGTTCCTTAAAGCTTTTGCTGAACGCAACCGGATTGCGTTTGAGCTTCTGATGAAATCATTGCGCAACTGTCTTAGTGGACTCAAAGAGGGCCCGGGTGTTGCGGAAATGATGGAAATATTGGGACGTGACAAAACAGTAGAACGCATTCTTTTGGCCACCAAGAGGAAATAG
- the LOC131684457 gene encoding serine incorporator 1 isoform X1: MGAVLGLVSAANLACCCTGTACSLCCSLCPSSLKSNSTATRFMYALMLLLGAVVAAIMLAPGLQDFLQKVPFCTNSTSTAGHLIPGGDTIDCSHAVGYLAVYRICFALCCFFALWAVMMLGVRSSKDPRAALQNGFWGIKFMLVTGIAIGAFFIPESGFGPAWMWVGLIGGFAFILVQLVYIVDFAHQWAEAWVSNYEEEESRGWFAALCCVTGLQFALSLTGISLLYVYYTQADDCSLNKFFITFNMIICLGVSILSIWPKVQEYAPKSGLLQSSMVTLYTIYLTWSAVANNPDAECNPGFMGIIGDKQNKVQFDKTSIIGLVIWMLCILYSTLRSANNVSRLADPEKQVLAATLSDDVGSSSGGTHGASNEVRDNEEEAVAYSWSLFHVVFITATLYVMMTLTNWYQPNSSLETLNANAASMWVKIISSWFCVGLYAWTLVAPMVLTDREFN, translated from the exons ATGGGTGCCGTTTTGGGCCTGGTTTCAGCGGCCAAT CTCGCTTGCTGCTGCACCGGAACAGCTTGTTCCCTCTGCTGTTCACTATGTCCGTCGTCGCTCAAGTCCAACTCAACGGCTACCAGGTTCATGTATGCCTTAATGCTGTTGTTGGGAGCTGTCGTGGCGGCTATAATGCTCGCTCCCGGATTGCAAGACTTCCTGCAAAAAGTTCCGTTTTGTACCAACTCTACGTCCACCGCCGGACACCTCATACCAGGAGGCGACACCATTGATTGCAGTCACGCAGTAGGATATCTGGCCGTTTACCGTATTTGCTTCGCGCTGTGTTGTTTCTTCGCACTTTGGGCAGTAATGATGTTGGGAGTTCGCTCATCCAAAGATCCACGAGCAGCTCTGCAGAATGGATTCTGGGGTATTAAGTTTATGCTGGTGACTGGAATTGCCATCGGAGCGTTTTTCATTCCGGAAAGTGGATTTGGTCCGGCCTGGATGTGGGTTGGTCTCATCGGTGGATTTGCTTTCATTCTAGTCCAACTGGTTTATATTGTTGATTTCGCTCACCAATGGGCTGAGGCTTGGGTCAGCAACTACGAAGAGGAGGAATCCCGAGGATGGTTCGCGGCTCTGTGTTGTGTCACTGGACTTCAATTTGCCCTATCTTTAACTGGCATCTCTTTGCTCTATGTCTACTACACGCAAGCTGATGATTGTTCGCTGAATAAGTTCTTCATCACATTCAACATGATCATCTGCTTGGGAGTCAGCATCCTGTCGATTTGGCCGAAAGTGCAGGAATACGCACCAAAGTCCGGACTGCTGCAGAGCTCGATGGTGACGCTGTACACAATTTATCTGACCTGGTCTGCAGTTGCTAATAATCCGGATGCAGAGTGTAATccaggtttcatgggtatcatCGGAGATAAGCAGAACAAGGTACAATTCGACAAGACGAGCATCATTGGTTTAGTCATCTGGATGTTGTGCATTTTGTACTCGACACTGCGCTCAGCTAACAACGTATCCAGACTGGCTGATCCGGAGAAGCAAG TCTTGGCAGCAACTTTAAGTGACGACGTTGGATCCAGCAGCGGAGGTACCCACGGTGCATCGAATGAAGTTCGTGATAACGAAGAAGAAGCGGTCGCCTATTCGTGGTCCCTGTTCCATGTGGTATTTATTACGGCTACGCTATATGTAATGATGACGCTCACCAATTGGTATCA GCCAAACTCATCTCTGGAGACTCTGAATGCCAATGCCGCCTCTATGTGGGTGAAAATTATTTCCAGCTGGTTCTGCGTGGGATTGTACGCTTGGACTCTTGTAGCTCCCATGGTTCTAACTGATCGCGAATTCAACTAA